The following are encoded in a window of Paenibacillus polymyxa genomic DNA:
- a CDS encoding ABC transporter ATP-binding protein, whose amino-acid sequence MDYIIETKKLRKQFGGAVAVDDISLHVERGSIYGFLGENGAGKTTTIRMLMRLIEPTSGEVFLFGERLEKNYPSIFSKIGTIIETPGLYENLSARDNLRICCMYMGVQDDGRIERTLTTVGLEHTGKKKFKDFSLGMKQRLGIARALVHDPELLILDEPTNGLDPSGIKEIRQLLKRLCEEEGKTILISSHILSEIQQLATHIGIIHNGKLLAEDRLSRLEEGFEQYTDVKVDDAEAVQAFLQEHMKQLQSNVISPQQLRIHSQIENTAALNKQLIDHQFSVYEIHTSKQTLEEYFLTLISEEGERHD is encoded by the coding sequence ATGGATTATATTATCGAAACGAAAAAGCTCCGCAAACAGTTTGGGGGGGCTGTAGCCGTAGACGACATATCCTTACATGTGGAGCGTGGCAGTATCTACGGTTTCCTCGGTGAAAATGGAGCTGGTAAGACAACCACTATCCGCATGCTAATGAGGCTAATTGAGCCTACAAGTGGGGAGGTTTTTTTATTTGGCGAGCGGCTGGAGAAAAACTATCCTTCTATTTTCTCGAAAATAGGTACAATTATCGAAACGCCCGGTTTATACGAAAATTTGAGTGCACGCGATAATTTAAGAATTTGCTGTATGTATATGGGGGTGCAGGACGATGGAAGGATAGAACGTACCCTAACCACGGTGGGATTAGAGCATACCGGCAAAAAAAAGTTTAAGGATTTTTCCCTAGGGATGAAGCAAAGATTAGGGATTGCGAGGGCGCTTGTTCATGACCCTGAGTTGCTTATATTAGATGAGCCGACGAACGGACTGGACCCATCTGGAATTAAGGAAATTCGTCAGCTATTGAAGCGGTTGTGCGAGGAAGAAGGAAAAACGATTCTTATTTCCAGTCATATCTTGAGCGAAATTCAGCAGTTAGCTACACACATCGGGATTATACATAATGGAAAACTGTTAGCGGAAGATCGTTTGAGCCGATTAGAGGAAGGTTTTGAGCAATATACAGATGTAAAGGTAGACGATGCAGAAGCAGTGCAAGCATTTCTGCAAGAACACATGAAGCAACTTCAATCTAATGTGATATCCCCACAACAACTAAGAATTCATAGTCAGATTGAGAATACAGCTGCGTTAAATAAGCAGTTAATAGATCATCAGTTTTCAGTCTATGAGATACACACCTCCAAGCAGACACTCGAGGAGTACTTTCTGACTCTCATTTCAGAAGAGGGTGAGCGGCATGATTAG
- a CDS encoding family 14 glycosylhydrolase yields the protein MTLYRSLWKKGCMLLLSLVLSLTAFIGSPSNTASAAVADDFQASVMGPLAKINDWGSFKKQLQTLKNNGVYAITTDVWWGYVESAGDNQFDWSYYKTYADAVKEAGLKWVPIISTHKCGGNVGDDCNIPLPSWLSSKGSADEMQFKDESGFANNEALSPLWSGTGKQYDELYASFAQTFASYKSIIPKIYLSGGPSGELRYPSYYPAAGWSYPARGKFQAYTETAKSAFRTAMNEKYGSMDKINAAWGTKLSSLSQINPPTDGDGFYTNGGYNSTYGKDFLSWYQSVLEKHLGVIGAAAHKNFDSVFGVRIGAKISGLHWQMNNPAMPHSTEQAGGYYDYNRLIQKFKDADLDLTFTCLEMSDSGTAPNYSLPSTLVDTVSSIANAKGVRLNGENALPTGGSGFQKIEEKITKFGYHGFTLLRINNLVNNDGSPTGELSGFKQYIISKAKPDNNGGTGNKVTIYYKKGFNSPYIHYRPAGGSWTAAPGVKIQDAEISGYAKITVDIGSASQLEAAFNDGNNNWDSNNTKNYSFSTGTSTYTPGNSGNAGTITSGAPSGANPGDGGGTTNKVTVYYKKGFNSPYIHYRPAGGSWTAAPGVKMQDAEISGYAKITVDIGSASQLEAAFNDGNNNWDSNNTKNYLFSTGISTYTPGLNGAAGSIRTGAPSGSAVSVVTSTYTTDLNEVAGPIQTEKLSGVSLNVSTSTYTPNVNGVEVTAQTEALSSAFTSIDPGTLSKPTPLGTDWSKQSIYFIMTDRFSNGDTSNDNYGGFNSNNSDQRKWHGGDFQGIINQLDYIKNMGFTAIWITPVTMQKSEYAYHGYHTYDFYAVDGHLGTMDKFKELVGKAHDKNIAVMLDVVPNHTGDFQPGNGIAKAPFDKADWYHHNGDITGADYSSNNQSKIENGDVAGLDDLNQDNPATANELKNWIKWLLNESGVDGLRVDTVKHVPKGFLKDFDQAANTFTMGEIFHGDPAYVGDYTRYLDAALDFPMYYTIKDVFGHDQSMRKIKERYSDDRYYRDAQTNGVFIDNHDVKRFLNDASGKPGANYDKWPQLKTALGFTLTSRGIPIIYQGTEQGFSGGDDPANRENVVFNANHDLYQYIAKLNRVRNSHPALQNGSQKEKWVDDSFYSFQRSKNGDEAIVLINNSWSSQTRTIGNFDNLSNGTRLTNQLSNDSIQINNGSITVTLAPKEVKVFTK from the coding sequence TTGACCTTGTATCGAAGTCTATGGAAAAAAGGGTGTATGCTTCTACTAAGCCTTGTGCTGTCTCTGACCGCCTTCATTGGCTCACCCTCTAATACGGCGAGCGCTGCGGTTGCAGATGATTTTCAGGCTTCCGTTATGGGGCCGCTGGCGAAAATTAATGACTGGGGTTCCTTTAAAAAGCAACTGCAAACGTTGAAAAACAATGGCGTGTATGCCATCACTACCGACGTCTGGTGGGGCTATGTGGAGAGCGCAGGAGATAACCAGTTCGATTGGAGCTACTACAAGACCTATGCAGATGCCGTGAAAGAAGCGGGACTGAAGTGGGTTCCTATCATCTCAACGCATAAGTGTGGAGGAAATGTGGGAGATGACTGCAACATCCCACTGCCAAGCTGGCTGTCGAGCAAGGGCAGTGCAGATGAAATGCAGTTCAAGGACGAAAGCGGTTTTGCCAATAACGAAGCCCTCTCTCCATTATGGAGCGGGACTGGTAAACAATATGACGAGCTATATGCCTCATTTGCTCAAACCTTTGCTAGCTACAAAAGCATCATTCCCAAAATTTATTTAAGCGGTGGGCCCTCTGGAGAATTGCGATATCCTTCATACTATCCGGCAGCGGGATGGAGTTATCCTGCACGGGGCAAATTCCAAGCCTACACTGAAACAGCCAAAAGTGCGTTCCGCACGGCCATGAATGAAAAGTACGGATCAATGGACAAGATTAATGCAGCATGGGGTACCAAGCTGAGTAGCCTTAGCCAAATCAATCCGCCGACCGATGGGGACGGATTTTACACGAATGGAGGATATAATTCCACGTATGGAAAGGATTTTCTGTCGTGGTACCAAAGTGTGCTTGAGAAGCATCTAGGTGTCATCGGAGCAGCTGCCCACAAAAACTTCGATTCTGTGTTCGGTGTCCGGATCGGGGCCAAAATTTCCGGTCTGCACTGGCAAATGAACAATCCTGCCATGCCGCACAGCACAGAACAAGCGGGTGGATATTATGATTACAACCGTCTCATTCAGAAATTCAAGGATGCCGATCTAGACTTGACATTTACTTGCCTGGAGATGAGTGACAGTGGCACAGCACCGAATTATTCGTTGCCGTCCACCCTGGTTGATACTGTCTCCTCCATCGCGAATGCCAAGGGTGTTCGCCTGAATGGTGAAAATGCACTCCCGACAGGCGGCAGCGGCTTCCAAAAAATCGAGGAGAAAATCACGAAGTTCGGTTATCACGGGTTTACGTTATTGCGCATCAACAATCTCGTCAACAATGATGGCTCACCAACCGGTGAGTTGAGTGGATTCAAACAATATATCATCAGCAAAGCCAAGCCTGACAATAATGGCGGTACAGGCAACAAAGTAACGATATACTATAAAAAAGGCTTCAACTCGCCTTACATTCACTACCGTCCTGCTGGTGGTAGCTGGACTGCTGCACCGGGTGTGAAAATACAGGATGCCGAAATTAGCGGCTATGCTAAAATTACCGTCGATATCGGTTCTGCCTCCCAATTGGAAGCCGCTTTTAACGACGGCAATAACAACTGGGACAGCAACAACACCAAAAACTACTCCTTCAGCACGGGCACTTCTACGTACACGCCCGGTAATAGTGGCAATGCAGGAACGATCACTTCAGGCGCTCCATCGGGCGCGAATCCCGGGGATGGCGGCGGTACAACTAACAAAGTAACGGTATACTACAAAAAAGGCTTCAACTCACCTTACATTCACTACCGTCCGGCTGGTGGTAGCTGGACTGCTGCACCGGGTGTGAAAATGCAGGATGCCGAAATTAGCGGCTATGCTAAAATTACCGTCGATATCGGTTCTGCCTCCCAATTGGAAGCTGCTTTTAATGACGGCAATAACAACTGGGACAGCAACAATACTAAAAACTACCTTTTCAGCACGGGAATTTCTACCTACACACCCGGCTTGAACGGAGCTGCAGGATCTATCCGAACGGGGGCACCTTCAGGAAGTGCCGTCAGCGTAGTGACTTCCACCTACACAACCGACCTCAACGAAGTGGCAGGGCCTATCCAAACAGAAAAACTTTCGGGTGTATCCTTAAATGTAAGCACTTCTACCTACACACCCAATGTTAACGGAGTTGAAGTAACTGCTCAAACGGAGGCGCTTTCGAGCGCCTTCACCTCTATAGATCCGGGTACCCTCTCCAAGCCCACTCCCCTTGGCACAGACTGGAGCAAACAGAGCATTTATTTTATCATGACAGACCGTTTCAGCAACGGAGATACATCCAACGATAATTACGGTGGCTTCAATTCCAACAACAGCGATCAGCGCAAGTGGCACGGCGGCGATTTTCAAGGTATTATTAACCAACTCGACTACATTAAAAATATGGGGTTTACCGCCATATGGATTACTCCGGTAACGATGCAAAAGAGCGAATACGCTTACCACGGCTATCATACGTATGATTTTTATGCGGTAGACGGACATCTCGGTACCATGGACAAGTTCAAAGAGCTGGTTGGTAAGGCACACGACAAAAATATCGCTGTTATGCTGGACGTAGTTCCCAATCACACCGGCGATTTTCAACCTGGGAACGGCATCGCCAAGGCTCCTTTTGACAAAGCAGATTGGTATCATCACAATGGCGACATCACAGGAGCAGACTACAGCTCCAACAACCAATCGAAAATCGAAAACGGTGATGTGGCTGGATTAGATGACCTGAATCAGGACAACCCTGCAACAGCAAATGAGCTCAAAAACTGGATCAAATGGCTGTTGAACGAGTCGGGGGTCGACGGACTGCGGGTGGACACTGTGAAGCATGTACCCAAAGGGTTTCTGAAGGATTTTGACCAAGCCGCCAATACCTTCACCATGGGTGAAATTTTCCATGGCGACCCTGCTTATGTGGGGGATTACACCCGATATCTCGATGCCGCATTAGATTTTCCGATGTATTATACAATCAAGGATGTGTTCGGACACGATCAATCCATGAGAAAAATCAAGGAGCGCTACTCCGATGATCGTTACTATCGCGATGCCCAGACCAACGGTGTATTTATCGACAATCATGATGTAAAACGTTTCCTGAATGACGCCTCCGGCAAGCCGGGTGCTAACTATGACAAATGGCCACAGCTCAAAACTGCCTTAGGCTTTACTTTGACCTCACGCGGGATTCCTATCATCTATCAAGGCACCGAGCAAGGCTTTAGTGGCGGAGATGATCCTGCTAACCGGGAAAACGTTGTGTTTAACGCCAATCATGATCTGTATCAGTACATCGCTAAGCTGAACCGTGTGCGCAACAGCCACCCTGCCCTGCAAAACGGGAGCCAAAAGGAAAAATGGGTAGACGACTCCTTTTACAGCTTCCAGCGCTCTAAAAACGGCGACGAGGCCATCGTACTTATCAATAACTCATGGAGCAGTCAAACCCGCACGATTGGCAACTTCGACAATCTGTCCAACGGTACCCGTCTGACCAACCAGCTGAGCAACGACTCCATTCAGATTAACAACGGTTCGATCACCGTGACTCTCGCTCCAAAGGAAGTTAAAGTTTTCACCAAATAA
- a CDS encoding ABC transporter permease, with protein MFDLFRAECLKLKGTKILFLSVFILIATVFLTFSTYAINPKLSLDRDGWNEYFMDLVSSINLITGYMSYYILTCYIYAREYQENTHIALFTNPVRRTRIYFSKLLVIYMYIAVSLLLAFVLSAMLGTFITTRPLTFEIVMYQLGIFAKMILMHAMLIPIITFFAIRWKKFVPAIIGMCTVMCLNFVLINTPGNTFYPWTVPLLFSPHGQMGRTFTYVPGGVISIFFIFVLGLFLALRSYVRIEK; from the coding sequence ATGTTTGACCTGTTTAGAGCAGAGTGCTTGAAGCTGAAAGGAACTAAAATTCTTTTTCTAAGTGTGTTTATTTTAATAGCAACCGTATTTTTGACTTTTAGTACTTACGCCATAAATCCTAAACTTTCCTTGGATCGTGATGGATGGAATGAATACTTTATGGATTTGGTATCCTCCATTAATTTAATAACTGGATATATGAGCTATTACATTTTGACCTGCTATATCTATGCGAGAGAATACCAGGAGAACACTCATATTGCACTGTTTACAAACCCAGTTCGCCGAACTCGGATTTACTTCAGCAAGCTGCTCGTTATCTATATGTACATCGCTGTTAGCCTGCTGTTAGCATTTGTGCTATCTGCGATGTTGGGTACGTTTATTACGACCAGACCGCTAACCTTTGAAATTGTTATGTATCAGCTTGGGATATTCGCTAAGATGATTCTTATGCACGCTATGCTCATCCCGATCATCACGTTCTTTGCTATTCGCTGGAAAAAATTTGTACCCGCCATTATTGGGATGTGTACGGTTATGTGCTTAAATTTTGTTTTGATTAATACACCGGGGAATACCTTTTATCCATGGACAGTGCCGTTATTGTTTTCTCCCCATGGACAAATGGGCAGAACATTCACGTATGTTCCTGGAGGGGTCATCAGTATTTTCTTTATATTTGTGCTGGGACTTTTTTTAGCGTTGCGAAGTTATGTTCGTATAGAAAAATAA
- a CDS encoding ABC transporter permease: MIRAELIKLKGSKAFLLSYIILLAVVLLEFATSAIFYRYSIDNLGWDYYFTNIVSLVNIAAGFISYYILTGHIFAREYQENTHLFMFTTPVTRVKFYFSKLIIIYGFIIVSLFLILFLSALLGMSITDRPLTMAIWVYQIQVFAKMCVMHAMLIPIASFFAIRWKSIMVVVLVVCTAIFLNFIYKSEWYPWIVPYLLSPNERNATIPTNVSIAWLSLSVIFLLGLFLSIWTYQRRA, from the coding sequence ATGATTAGAGCAGAACTTATTAAACTTAAAGGCTCTAAAGCCTTCTTGTTGAGTTATATTATATTGCTGGCTGTTGTGCTGTTGGAATTTGCGACGAGCGCTATTTTTTACAGATATTCAATTGATAATCTAGGTTGGGACTACTATTTTACAAATATTGTTTCCTTGGTCAATATTGCAGCCGGATTTATCAGTTACTACATATTAACCGGTCATATTTTTGCAAGAGAGTATCAGGAAAACACGCATCTATTTATGTTTACCACGCCTGTCACCAGGGTTAAATTTTATTTCAGTAAATTGATCATTATTTATGGATTTATTATTGTATCCTTATTTCTCATTCTGTTTTTGTCTGCCTTATTAGGCATGTCCATTACAGATCGACCTTTAACGATGGCTATCTGGGTATACCAAATCCAAGTGTTTGCTAAAATGTGTGTGATGCATGCGATGTTAATCCCAATCGCCTCTTTTTTTGCTATACGCTGGAAGAGCATCATGGTGGTTGTACTCGTAGTTTGTACTGCAATATTTTTAAATTTTATATACAAAAGTGAATGGTACCCTTGGATTGTGCCCTATCTCTTATCTCCTAATGAAAGAAATGCGACTATACCTACCAATGTTTCAATAGCATGGCTCAGCTTATCCGTGATCTTTCTTCTTGGATTGTTTTTATCCATATGGACATATCAGAGAAGAGCCTAA
- a CDS encoding alpha-glucuronidase family glycosyl hydrolase, translating to MSKLMDMPKESGYAAWLHYSRNSKVEKLPAWCKVIVVHETDEVLESAASELQHGLTSMFGQQPKISAVPVNAPFIALGTFPAHPLVAERFSAEEQAEVGAEGYRIRGIEMPDPAYSASHGNDEFKGQYVTVAGQTSKGVLYGVFHLLRYLQGGLDGKLKPTTESLHAPILDQLSNPVNSIRMINHWDNMDGSVERGYAGGSIFYDNNAFTTNMERLRDYARLLASVGIQALSINNVNVHQVETELITDKFLPDVAKVAAVFRAYGIQIYLSINYASPIQLGGLTTADPLEPAVAEWWQTKAQEVYAAVPDLGGFVVKADSENRPGPFSYGRHHADGANMLADALQPYGGRVIWRCFVYNCKQDWRDRKTDRARAAFDHFKPLDGLFRENVILQIKNGPMDFQVREPVSPLFGALESTQVLLEFQIAQEYTGQQKHLCYLVPQWKEVLDFDTYAQGKGSTIKRIVSGVLHSPKHTNYGIAAVSNIGADTNWTGHLLAQSNLYGYGRLAWDPDLSADEIADEWVRLTFGRQGNSDGDTDLISTLKQMLLDSWNIYESYTAPLGVGWMVSPDHHYGPDVDGYEYSMWGTYHFADCRGIGVDRTSATGTGYAGQYFSPNTNIYESTDTCPDELLLFFHHVPYTHLLHSGQTVIQHIYDTHFEGAERAAHLRDTWVSLRGQLNDAMYEQVLKRLEHQTEHAKEWRDRINTYFYRKSGIADQKDRPIY from the coding sequence ATGAGCAAGCTTATGGATATGCCAAAAGAGAGCGGCTATGCGGCTTGGCTGCATTACAGCCGCAATAGTAAGGTAGAAAAGCTGCCCGCTTGGTGTAAGGTCATCGTGGTCCATGAGACAGATGAAGTGCTTGAATCGGCTGCGAGTGAGCTTCAGCACGGATTGACCTCCATGTTTGGACAGCAGCCGAAGATCAGCGCCGTTCCTGTGAATGCGCCATTCATTGCGCTGGGTACGTTCCCAGCGCATCCTTTGGTCGCAGAACGATTCAGCGCAGAGGAACAGGCAGAAGTGGGTGCAGAAGGCTACCGAATTCGCGGGATAGAGATGCCAGATCCGGCATATTCAGCTTCGCATGGTAACGATGAGTTCAAAGGACAATACGTTACAGTCGCAGGGCAGACCTCCAAAGGCGTATTGTACGGAGTCTTTCATCTGCTGCGCTACCTGCAGGGAGGACTAGATGGGAAGTTGAAGCCCACCACCGAATCATTGCACGCCCCCATTCTAGACCAATTATCCAACCCTGTTAATTCCATCCGCATGATCAACCACTGGGATAACATGGATGGTAGTGTTGAACGTGGATATGCGGGCGGATCTATTTTCTACGACAATAATGCCTTTACTACAAATATGGAGCGCCTGCGAGACTATGCCCGTCTGCTCGCTTCTGTAGGCATTCAAGCACTATCCATCAACAATGTGAATGTCCATCAGGTAGAAACCGAGCTGATTACAGATAAATTCCTACCGGATGTGGCTAAAGTAGCTGCGGTGTTTCGCGCCTATGGCATACAGATCTACTTGAGCATTAACTATGCCAGCCCTATTCAACTCGGCGGGTTAACCACCGCCGATCCCCTGGAACCTGCTGTAGCTGAATGGTGGCAGACCAAAGCCCAGGAAGTTTACGCCGCCGTTCCTGATCTGGGTGGTTTTGTGGTCAAAGCCGATTCCGAAAATCGGCCTGGACCGTTCAGCTACGGACGCCATCACGCCGATGGAGCCAATATGCTGGCAGATGCATTGCAGCCCTATGGCGGACGCGTGATTTGGCGCTGCTTTGTCTACAACTGCAAGCAGGACTGGCGCGATCGCAAGACGGATCGGGCCCGCGCAGCCTTTGACCATTTTAAACCGCTGGATGGACTGTTTCGAGAAAATGTCATTTTACAGATCAAAAATGGTCCTATGGATTTTCAGGTACGGGAGCCTGTCTCCCCCCTATTCGGTGCGCTGGAATCCACTCAGGTACTGCTGGAATTTCAAATTGCGCAAGAGTACACCGGCCAACAGAAGCATCTATGTTACCTTGTTCCGCAATGGAAGGAAGTATTGGATTTTGACACCTACGCCCAAGGAAAAGGCTCCACCATCAAGCGTATCGTGAGTGGCGTTCTGCATTCTCCCAAGCATACCAACTATGGAATAGCCGCTGTATCCAATATTGGTGCAGACACCAATTGGACCGGACATTTGCTCGCCCAGTCCAATCTTTATGGCTATGGCCGGTTGGCATGGGACCCGGACCTGTCCGCAGACGAAATCGCTGACGAGTGGGTTCGTCTGACGTTTGGCAGACAAGGGAATAGCGACGGCGACACAGATTTGATTTCTACCCTTAAGCAGATGCTGCTCGATTCATGGAATATCTACGAATCCTACACCGCCCCTCTCGGGGTCGGCTGGATGGTCAGTCCCGATCACCACTATGGGCCGGATGTAGACGGGTACGAATATTCTATGTGGGGCACCTACCATTTTGCTGATTGCCGGGGGATCGGGGTAGATCGCACGTCCGCAACCGGAACGGGCTATGCAGGACAATATTTTTCTCCCAATACTAATATCTACGAATCTACGGACACCTGCCCGGATGAGCTGCTTTTATTCTTTCACCATGTTCCTTATACACACTTGCTCCACTCCGGCCAAACTGTCATACAGCACATTTATGATACCCATTTTGAAGGTGCAGAACGTGCGGCCCATCTCCGAGACACATGGGTTAGTCTACGAGGGCAACTGAATGATGCCATGTATGAACAGGTGCTGAAGCGGCTGGAGCATCAGACTGAGCATGCCAAAGAATGGCGGGATCGGATCAATACGTATTTCTACCGTAAAAGCGGTATTGCCGACCAGAAGGATCGCCCTATTTATTAA
- the papA gene encoding freyrasin family ranthipeptide gives MLKQINVIAGVKEPVRAYGCTRSDFCLFCDTSDYCKNCDRNDLCIKGDE, from the coding sequence ATGTTAAAACAAATTAACGTTATTGCAGGGGTCAAAGAACCTGTACGTGCTTATGGTTGTACGAGAAGCGATTTTTGTTTATTCTGCGATACTAGTGATTACTGCAAAAACTGTGATAGAAATGATCTTTGTATTAAAGGTGATGAATAG
- the papB gene encoding PapB family radical SAM/SPASM ranthipeptide maturase: MANLIQDKKDELIQFHPYKLFEVDSKTFFYNVVTNAIFEIDSLIIDILHSKGKNEEHVVKDLAKRYKLSKIREAIQNMKEAYIIATDTNISDVEKMGILDNSQRVFKLSSLTLFMVQECNLRCTYCYGEEGEYNQKGKMTSDIARSAVDFLIQQSGEIEQLNITFFGGEPLLNFPLIQETVQYVHEQSEIHNKKFSFSITTNGTLITPKIKNFFYKHHFAVQTSIDGDEKTHNFNRFFKGGQGSYDLLLKRTEDMRNDRKIGARGTVTPAELDLSKSFDHLVKLGFRKIYLSPALYSLSDEHYDTLSKEMVKLVEQFRELLEREDYVTAKKMSNVLGMLSKIHSGGPRIHFCGAGTNAAAVDVRGNLFPCHRFVGEDECSIGNLFDEDPLSKQYNFIENSTVRNRTTCSKCWAKNLCGGGCHQENFAENGNVNQPVGKLCKVTKNFINATIKLYLQLTQEQRSILFG, translated from the coding sequence ATGGCTAATCTGATTCAGGATAAAAAAGACGAACTCATTCAATTTCACCCTTATAAATTGTTTGAAGTTGACTCAAAAACCTTCTTTTATAACGTTGTTACAAATGCCATATTTGAGATTGACTCATTAATTATCGATATTCTACATAGTAAAGGCAAAAACGAGGAGCATGTTGTTAAGGATTTGGCCAAGCGTTATAAATTATCAAAAATAAGAGAAGCCATCCAAAATATGAAGGAAGCATACATTATTGCCACAGATACTAACATATCAGATGTTGAAAAAATGGGGATACTTGATAACTCGCAAAGAGTCTTCAAATTATCCTCTCTGACCTTATTTATGGTGCAAGAATGTAACCTTAGATGTACTTACTGTTATGGGGAGGAAGGGGAATATAATCAAAAAGGGAAAATGACTTCAGATATTGCTAGATCTGCCGTAGACTTTCTGATCCAACAATCGGGTGAAATAGAGCAATTGAATATCACTTTTTTCGGCGGTGAACCCTTGTTAAATTTCCCTCTCATACAAGAGACGGTGCAGTATGTTCATGAGCAATCCGAAATTCATAATAAGAAATTTTCTTTTTCAATAACTACAAATGGTACACTTATCACTCCTAAAATCAAAAACTTTTTTTACAAACATCATTTTGCGGTGCAGACCAGCATAGATGGTGATGAAAAAACGCATAATTTCAATCGTTTTTTTAAAGGTGGACAAGGATCCTACGATTTACTCTTGAAGCGTACAGAAGACATGAGAAATGATCGTAAAATAGGCGCGCGCGGTACAGTAACTCCTGCAGAGCTTGACCTTTCTAAATCTTTTGATCATTTAGTGAAACTGGGGTTCAGAAAAATATATTTATCTCCAGCACTTTATTCCCTCTCGGACGAGCATTACGATACTTTATCGAAAGAAATGGTTAAACTCGTAGAGCAATTCCGAGAGTTACTGGAACGTGAAGACTATGTTACAGCCAAAAAAATGTCCAATGTCCTTGGCATGCTTAGTAAAATTCATTCCGGCGGTCCTAGAATCCACTTTTGTGGAGCGGGTACGAATGCGGCCGCTGTTGATGTTAGGGGAAATTTGTTCCCTTGCCATCGTTTTGTAGGCGAGGATGAATGCTCTATTGGCAATCTATTTGATGAAGATCCATTGAGCAAACAGTATAATTTCATTGAGAATTCAACAGTAAGAAATAGAACCACCTGTTCAAAGTGTTGGGCCAAAAATCTTTGTGGTGGTGGATGCCATCAAGAGAACTTCGCGGAGAACGGAAATGTCAATCAACCTGTCGGTAAACTTTGCAAAGTAACTAAGAACTTCATTAACGCTACTATAAAATTATACCTCCAACTTACCCAGGAACAAAGAAGCATCCTTTTTGGTTAG